The Sphingomonas sp. So64.6b genome includes a region encoding these proteins:
- a CDS encoding glutamate--tRNA ligase, translating to MTVITRFAPSPTGNLHVGNIRTALHNWLWAQKNGGQFWLRIDDTDAERSEEAFVTAIRADLDWLGLARDGEERQSARFALYEARFTALRDAGHVYPAYETAQELDLKRKIAAGRGLPPIYDRAALALSDSDRAALEADGLRPHWRFKLDHSLPIEWDDLIRGHQRFDAATMSDPVIRRADGSWLYMLPSAIDDADMGVTHVVRGEDHVSNTALQLQMFAAMGATPPAFAHEALLVGSEGKLSKRLGSLGVDSFREKGIEPQAIRALLARLGTSDPVEPIADVAPLIESFDFARFGRAPARFDDAELAALNTRLIHGLDFDIVAGRLPAGMGRAEWAAVRPNLAIVADSADWWHVIEGPIDSVVEDADRDFLAEAARVAADLDWSADPWHALTAALKASSGRGGKALFLPLRRALTGRDHGPDMAALLPLIGRDRSMARLSR from the coding sequence ATGACCGTCATCACCCGTTTCGCCCCCAGCCCGACTGGAAACCTGCACGTCGGCAATATTCGCACCGCGCTCCACAATTGGTTGTGGGCACAGAAGAATGGCGGGCAATTCTGGCTGCGCATCGACGATACCGATGCGGAGCGCAGCGAAGAGGCGTTCGTCACCGCGATCCGCGCCGATCTCGACTGGCTCGGCCTGGCGCGCGACGGCGAGGAGCGGCAATCGGCGCGCTTCGCATTGTATGAGGCGCGTTTCACGGCGCTGCGCGACGCCGGTCATGTTTACCCCGCTTATGAGACCGCGCAGGAACTGGATCTGAAGCGCAAGATCGCCGCCGGTCGCGGTTTGCCGCCGATCTATGATCGCGCCGCGCTGGCGCTGAGCGACAGCGATCGTGCCGCGCTGGAGGCCGACGGTCTTCGCCCGCACTGGCGCTTCAAGCTCGATCATTCCTTGCCGATCGAATGGGATGATCTCATCCGCGGGCATCAGCGCTTCGATGCTGCGACGATGAGCGACCCGGTGATCCGCCGCGCCGATGGGTCCTGGCTTTATATGCTGCCCTCGGCGATCGACGATGCGGATATGGGCGTGACTCATGTCGTGCGCGGTGAGGATCATGTGTCGAACACCGCGCTGCAATTGCAGATGTTCGCCGCGATGGGTGCGACTCCGCCCGCATTTGCGCATGAGGCGTTGCTGGTCGGTAGCGAAGGAAAATTGTCGAAGCGTCTCGGCTCGCTCGGCGTCGATTCGTTTCGCGAAAAGGGTATCGAGCCGCAGGCGATCCGTGCTTTGCTCGCGCGATTGGGGACCAGCGATCCGGTCGAGCCGATCGCCGATGTGGCGCCCTTGATCGAGAGCTTCGATTTCGCCCGATTCGGTCGCGCGCCGGCGCGTTTCGACGATGCCGAACTCGCCGCGCTCAATACGCGTCTCATCCATGGCCTGGATTTCGACATCGTCGCCGGCCGGCTACCGGCCGGCATGGGCCGCGCGGAATGGGCAGCGGTGCGCCCCAATCTCGCGATCGTCGCCGATTCGGCCGATTGGTGGCACGTGATCGAGGGGCCGATCGATTCGGTGGTCGAGGATGCCGACCGCGATTTCCTGGCTGAGGCGGCGCGAGTCGCGGCCGATCTCGACTGGAGCGCCGACCCTTGGCACGCGCTGACCGCCGCGCTGAAAGCGTCAAGCGGGCGCGGTGGTAAAGCCCTGTTCCTGCCGCTGCGCCGCGCGCTGACAGGTCGCGATCATGGGCCCGACATGGCTGCTTTGCTGCCGCTGATCGGCCGTGACCGCAGTATGGCGCGCCTCTCCCGATAA
- a CDS encoding ribose-phosphate pyrophosphokinase, with the protein MKLLTGNSNLPLARDVAAYLEIPLTEASVRRFADEEVFVEIHENVRGEDVFVLQSTGYPANDNLMELLICIDALKRASAKRITAVVPYFGYARQDRKPGPRTPISAKLVANLITVAGADRVLSIDLHAGQIQGFFDIPTDNLYGAPVMSADILTRFGDKNIMIVSPDVGGVVRARALAKRLNNAPLAIVDKRRERAGESEVMNIIGEVEGRFCILIDDIVDSAGTLCNAAAALKEAGAEGVVAYVTHGVLSGGAVARVEGSELEELVITDSIGSHEVIKNAKRIRHLTIAPLLGEAIKRIADESSVSSLFD; encoded by the coding sequence ATGAAATTATTGACCGGCAATTCAAACCTGCCGCTGGCGCGCGATGTCGCGGCCTATCTCGAGATTCCGTTGACCGAGGCGAGCGTGCGGCGCTTCGCCGACGAGGAAGTATTCGTCGAGATCCATGAGAATGTCCGCGGTGAGGACGTGTTCGTACTGCAATCGACTGGGTATCCGGCGAACGACAATCTGATGGAGCTGCTGATCTGCATCGATGCGCTGAAGCGTGCATCGGCCAAGCGCATCACCGCCGTCGTGCCCTATTTCGGCTATGCCCGGCAGGACCGCAAACCCGGGCCGCGCACACCCATCTCGGCCAAGCTGGTCGCCAATCTGATCACCGTTGCGGGTGCCGACCGCGTACTCTCGATCGATCTTCATGCCGGGCAGATCCAGGGCTTCTTCGATATCCCGACCGACAATCTCTACGGCGCGCCAGTGATGTCGGCGGATATCCTGACCCGTTTCGGCGACAAGAACATCATGATCGTGTCGCCCGACGTCGGCGGCGTGGTGCGCGCTCGCGCATTGGCCAAGCGGCTCAACAACGCGCCGCTGGCAATCGTCGACAAGCGTCGCGAGCGCGCCGGCGAATCGGAGGTGATGAACATCATTGGTGAGGTCGAGGGCCGCTTCTGCATCCTGATCGACGATATCGTCGATTCGGCCGGCACCTTGTGCAACGCCGCCGCGGCGCTGAAGGAAGCGGGCGCCGAGGGCGTCGTCGCTTATGTCACGCACGGCGTGCTGTCGGGTGGCGCGGTCGCGCGGGTCGAAGGATCCGAGCTCGAGGAACTGGTGATCACCGATTCGATCGGCAGCCATGAGGTGATCAAGAACGCCAAGCGCATTCGCCATCTGACCATCGCGCCGCTGCTCGGCGAAGCGATCAAGCGGATCGCGGATGAAAGCTCGGTGTCTTCGCTGTTCGACTAA
- a CDS encoding sulfite exporter TauE/SafE family protein encodes MTDSTLFFALAVPAVILLGLSKGGFAGMGALSLPMMALAISPVRAAAILLPILIVQDVVGVWAFRKTWDRYVIAWMLPGAALGILLGYFFAAQVSADAVLGLVGAISLLFGGYRLWVERGGMLRASSRSPGWVGALCGIASGFTSQIAHAGQPPFQVWVLPRRLDRDVLVGTTAIFFAIVNWAKVPAYWALGQFSHDNLVTAAMLLPVAIASTLAGVWLVRRIAPDRFYAAIYVLMMLVGAKLIWDALT; translated from the coding sequence TTGACCGACTCCACCCTGTTCTTCGCGCTCGCGGTGCCCGCCGTGATCCTGCTCGGCCTGTCCAAGGGCGGGTTCGCCGGCATGGGCGCGCTGTCGCTGCCGATGATGGCGCTGGCGATCTCGCCGGTGCGAGCGGCGGCAATCCTGTTGCCGATCCTGATCGTGCAGGACGTGGTCGGCGTGTGGGCGTTCCGCAAGACCTGGGATCGGTACGTGATCGCCTGGATGCTGCCCGGTGCGGCGCTTGGCATATTGCTCGGTTATTTTTTCGCGGCGCAGGTATCGGCCGATGCGGTGCTCGGTCTGGTCGGCGCGATCTCGTTGCTGTTCGGCGGTTACCGCCTTTGGGTCGAACGCGGCGGCATGCTGCGCGCATCCTCGCGCTCGCCCGGCTGGGTCGGGGCGCTGTGCGGAATCGCCTCGGGCTTCACCAGCCAGATCGCCCATGCCGGACAGCCGCCCTTTCAGGTCTGGGTCCTGCCCCGCCGGCTCGACCGCGATGTGCTGGTCGGTACCACCGCGATCTTCTTTGCGATCGTCAATTGGGCGAAGGTGCCGGCCTATTGGGCGCTCGGCCAGTTCAGCCACGACAATCTCGTGACCGCGGCGATGCTGTTACCGGTAGCGATCGCATCGACCTTGGCCGGCGTCTGGCTCGTGCGCCGCATCGCGCCGGACCGTTTCTACGCCGCGATCTATGTGCTGATGATGCTGGTCGGGGCCAAGCTCATCTGGGATGCGCTGACCTGA
- a CDS encoding sterol desaturase family protein yields the protein MHWTTGLPLFFATILAMELVAYVAHRWVMHGFGWFLHESHHRPRTGNWELNDLYAVIFAVPSFVLLLGGAQLGWWPGFTWIGAGIAGYGAIYFGFHDVIVHRRIATRYLPRSSYMKRIIQAHRLHHVVETKAGTVSFGFLWAPKPEALKAELKRRSHAGVRAPVSRPDAVPVD from the coding sequence ATGCACTGGACAACCGGCCTGCCGCTGTTTTTCGCGACGATCCTGGCGATGGAGCTCGTCGCCTATGTCGCGCATCGCTGGGTGATGCATGGGTTCGGCTGGTTCCTGCACGAAAGCCATCATCGCCCGCGCACCGGCAATTGGGAATTGAACGATCTCTATGCGGTGATCTTCGCAGTGCCGTCCTTCGTGCTGCTGCTTGGTGGCGCGCAACTCGGCTGGTGGCCGGGCTTCACCTGGATCGGCGCGGGCATCGCCGGCTATGGCGCGATCTATTTCGGCTTTCATGATGTGATCGTCCATCGCCGCATCGCGACGCGCTATCTGCCGAGATCATCCTATATGAAGCGCATCATCCAGGCGCACCGGTTGCATCATGTGGTCGAGACCAAGGCCGGCACGGTCAGTTTCGGTTTCCTCTGGGCGCCCAAACCCGAGGCACTGAAGGCCGAACTCAAGCGCCGCTCGCATGCCGGCGTCCGCGCGCCCGTCTCGCGGCCGGATGCCGTCCCCGTCGATTGA
- the sucC gene encoding ADP-forming succinate--CoA ligase subunit beta, translating to MNIHEYQAKELLAKFGVPVPAGFAALTVDEAVAAAAKLPGPLYVVKAQIHAGGRGKGKFKELGPDAKGGVRLAKTADEVRAAAADMLGNTLVTIQTGEHGKQVNRLYITDGVDIAKEFYLALLVNRASGRISMVVSTEGGMDIETVAHDTPEKIQTFDIDPATGFMPHHGRAVANALGLEGDLAKQAASTASKLYDAFLGTDAEQIEINPLAVTDDGQLLVLDAKVGFDGNAMFRHPDLMALRDESEEDPAELEASKYDLAYIKLDGDIGCMVNGAGLAMATMDIIKLNGMFPANFLDVGGGASKEKVTAAFKIILADPAVKGILVNIFGGIMKCDIIADGIVAAAKEVNLSVPLVVRLEGTNVEEGKRILSTSGLAIVPANDLGDAARKIVAEVKAAA from the coding sequence ATGAACATCCACGAATATCAGGCCAAGGAATTGCTCGCCAAGTTCGGCGTCCCCGTACCGGCAGGCTTTGCCGCGCTGACCGTCGACGAGGCGGTCGCCGCCGCCGCCAAGCTGCCCGGGCCGCTTTATGTCGTGAAGGCGCAGATCCATGCCGGCGGCCGTGGCAAGGGCAAGTTCAAGGAACTCGGCCCCGACGCCAAGGGCGGCGTCCGGCTGGCCAAGACCGCCGATGAAGTTCGCGCGGCAGCGGCCGACATGCTCGGCAACACGCTGGTGACGATCCAGACCGGCGAACATGGCAAGCAGGTCAACCGCCTGTACATCACCGATGGCGTCGACATCGCCAAGGAGTTCTACCTGGCGCTGCTCGTCAACCGCGCATCGGGTCGCATCTCGATGGTCGTGTCGACCGAGGGCGGCATGGACATCGAAACCGTCGCGCACGATACGCCGGAAAAGATCCAAACCTTCGACATCGATCCTGCGACCGGCTTCATGCCGCATCACGGCCGCGCTGTCGCCAACGCACTCGGTCTCGAGGGCGATCTCGCCAAGCAGGCCGCTTCGACCGCCTCGAAACTGTATGATGCGTTCCTCGGCACCGATGCCGAGCAGATCGAGATCAACCCGCTCGCCGTCACCGATGACGGGCAGTTGCTGGTGCTCGACGCCAAGGTCGGCTTCGACGGCAACGCGATGTTCCGCCACCCCGACCTGATGGCGTTGCGCGACGAAAGCGAAGAGGATCCGGCCGAGCTCGAAGCGTCGAAATACGACCTTGCTTACATCAAGCTCGATGGTGATATCGGCTGCATGGTCAATGGCGCCGGCCTTGCCATGGCGACGATGGACATCATCAAGCTCAACGGCATGTTTCCGGCCAATTTCCTCGACGTCGGCGGCGGCGCTTCGAAGGAGAAGGTGACCGCGGCGTTCAAGATCATTCTCGCCGATCCGGCGGTGAAGGGCATCCTGGTCAACATCTTCGGCGGCATCATGAAGTGCGACATCATCGCCGACGGCATCGTCGCGGCGGCCAAGGAAGTGAACCTTTCGGTGCCGCTGGTGGTTCGCCTGGAAGGGACCAATGTCGAGGAAGGCAAGCGCATCCTCTCGACCTCCGGTCTCGCCATCGTGCCTGCCAACGATCTCGGCGACGCGGCGCGGAAGATCGTTGCCGAAGTCAAAGCTGCAGCCTGA
- a CDS encoding electron transfer flavoprotein subunit beta/FixA family protein: protein MKVLVPVKRVLDYNVKPRVKADGTGVDLANVKMSMNPFDEIAVEEAIRLKDKGVTEIVVVSIGEQKAQETLRTALAMGADRAILIVSDEKVEPLGVAKLLAKIVEEEKPDLVILGKQAIDDDNNQTGQMLAGLLGVGQATFASKVELASDSVTVTREVDGGSETEKLSLPAIITTDLRLNEPRYASLPNIMKAKSKPLAQKTPADYGVDVSPRLTTLKVVEPAKRTAGVKVADVDELVAKLKAMGVAQ, encoded by the coding sequence ATGAAGGTGCTGGTGCCGGTCAAGCGGGTGCTTGACTATAACGTGAAACCCCGCGTGAAAGCGGACGGGACGGGCGTCGATCTGGCGAACGTCAAGATGAGCATGAACCCGTTCGATGAGATCGCGGTCGAGGAAGCCATCCGCCTGAAAGACAAGGGTGTCACAGAGATCGTCGTCGTGTCGATCGGTGAGCAAAAGGCGCAGGAAACGCTGCGCACTGCACTCGCCATGGGTGCCGACCGTGCGATCCTGATCGTCTCGGACGAGAAGGTCGAGCCGCTGGGCGTGGCCAAGCTGCTCGCCAAGATCGTCGAGGAAGAGAAGCCCGACCTGGTGATCCTCGGCAAACAGGCGATCGACGACGACAACAACCAGACCGGCCAGATGCTCGCCGGCCTGCTCGGCGTCGGCCAGGCGACTTTCGCGTCGAAGGTCGAGCTCGCGTCGGACAGCGTCACGGTGACGCGCGAAGTCGATGGCGGCTCGGAGACTGAGAAGCTCTCGCTTCCCGCGATCATCACCACCGATCTGCGCCTCAACGAGCCGCGCTATGCGTCGCTGCCCAACATCATGAAGGCCAAGTCCAAGCCGCTCGCGCAAAAGACCCCGGCCGATTACGGCGTCGATGTCTCCCCGCGCCTGACCACGCTGAAAGTGGTCGAGCCGGCCAAGCGCACCGCCGGCGTCAAGGTCGCCGATGTCGATGAGCTGGTGGCTAAACTCAAGGCGATGGGAGTTGCCCAATGA
- a CDS encoding FAD-binding protein translates to MKTLVWVEHDGKVVKDATLAVVTAASKLGEVHLLVAGSGVDAVAAEAAKIAGVGKVHVADDAAYAHALAENVAPLVVSLMADHDAFLVPATSNGKNIAPRVAALLDVMQISDILSVESGDTFTRPIYAGNAIATVQSKDAKKIISVRGTAFEKAATSGGSGTIEKVASTGDAGKSTYVGSEIAKSERPELTSAKIIVSGGRALQNSENFHSIIEPLADKLGAGVGASRAAVDAGYVPNDYQVGQTGKIVAPEVYIAIGISGAIQHLAGMKDSKTIIAINKDEDAPIFQVADIGLVGDLFKIVPELTEKL, encoded by the coding sequence GTGAAGACGCTCGTCTGGGTCGAACATGACGGCAAGGTCGTCAAGGATGCCACGCTCGCCGTGGTCACCGCCGCGTCGAAGCTCGGCGAGGTCCATCTGCTCGTCGCCGGTTCGGGCGTCGATGCGGTTGCCGCCGAAGCCGCCAAGATCGCCGGCGTGGGCAAGGTCCATGTCGCCGACGACGCCGCCTATGCGCACGCGCTGGCCGAGAATGTCGCGCCGCTCGTCGTCTCGCTGATGGCGGATCACGACGCGTTCCTCGTCCCCGCGACGTCGAACGGCAAGAATATCGCGCCGCGTGTCGCCGCGTTGCTCGACGTGATGCAGATCAGCGACATTTTGTCGGTCGAGAGCGGAGATACGTTCACGCGCCCGATCTATGCCGGCAACGCGATCGCCACGGTGCAGTCGAAAGATGCCAAGAAGATCATTTCGGTGCGCGGTACCGCGTTCGAAAAGGCCGCCACCTCGGGTGGGTCAGGCACGATTGAGAAGGTCGCGTCGACCGGTGATGCGGGCAAGTCGACCTATGTCGGCAGCGAGATCGCCAAGTCGGAGCGTCCCGAACTGACCAGCGCGAAGATCATCGTGTCGGGTGGCCGCGCGCTGCAGAATTCCGAAAACTTCCATTCGATCATCGAACCGCTTGCCGACAAGCTCGGCGCCGGCGTCGGTGCGTCACGCGCCGCGGTCGATGCGGGTTATGTCCCGAACGACTATCAGGTCGGCCAGACCGGCAAGATCGTCGCCCCCGAGGTCTATATCGCGATCGGCATTTCCGGCGCGATCCAGCATCTTGCGGGGATGAAGGATTCCAAGACGATCATCGCGATCAACAAGGACGAGGATGCGCCGATCTTCCAGGTCGCGGACATTGGCCTGGTCGGCGATCTGTTCAAGATCGTACCGGAGCTGACCGAAAAGCTCTGA
- a CDS encoding phytanoyl-CoA dioxygenase family protein, translated as MRSDRAALSILGALDDLADRQPQDRAGIRLRGVEALAPLLANDGSLGALAARTLGSGCRPVRAILFDKTEATNWALGWHQDRTIVVRERRETPGFGPWTVKAGLIHVAPPADLLAGMVTMRVHLDPVPADNAPLLIAPGSHRFGRIAEGDIDAVVERCGTIACLAERGDVWLYATLILHASEAATRPTRRRVLQIDFAADNLPGDLDWLGLQGGEAAP; from the coding sequence GTGCGATCTGATCGCGCCGCCCTTTCGATTCTGGGCGCGCTCGACGACCTCGCTGATCGTCAACCACAGGATCGCGCCGGAATCAGACTTCGGGGCGTCGAAGCGCTTGCCCCGTTGCTGGCGAACGATGGGTCTCTCGGCGCACTGGCCGCTCGAACGCTCGGGTCCGGGTGTCGGCCGGTGCGTGCGATCCTGTTCGACAAGACCGAAGCGACCAACTGGGCACTGGGCTGGCATCAGGACCGGACGATCGTCGTGCGCGAACGTCGCGAGACACCGGGGTTCGGGCCCTGGACGGTCAAGGCCGGGTTGATCCATGTCGCGCCGCCCGCCGATCTGCTCGCCGGCATGGTGACGATGCGCGTTCATCTCGATCCCGTCCCTGCCGACAATGCGCCGCTGCTGATCGCGCCGGGATCGCATCGGTTCGGCCGGATCGCGGAAGGGGATATAGATGCGGTGGTCGAGCGATGCGGCACGATCGCCTGTCTCGCCGAACGCGGCGATGTGTGGCTGTATGCGACGCTGATCCTGCATGCATCTGAAGCGGCGACCAGACCGACGCGACGCCGTGTGCTGCAAATCGATTTCGCTGCGGACAACCTGCCGGGTGACCTCGATTGGCTCGGGCTCCAGGGCGGCGAGGCCGCGCCATAA
- a CDS encoding TonB-dependent receptor, with the protein MRITSTLAFLLASVTALPAMAQVQETNPEIDKNDIVVTAQKRSEKEVNVPITLTAVTGERMKELGVSDLDELAFFVPGLNIQEQSANNPGIVIRGITSDSGSAQQAARVTLYYNGVDISRSRGSYQDIYDVERIEVIKGPQATLFGTASAVGAISIISARPKEGFSGELTGGIGNFDQRLLAGHINLGSDKIAGRIAFAFKKRDGYVNNLAPNQDDLNGQNQLGVRGSLRFTPTEDFTADLILTYDRQRNPGTAFVSRALPTSSGPGNPFGDAYLGGSPLSAQALGAAKLGLKRDVYDANLTLGYNFADDWSVTMVNAYRKFDSLEIFDADGSAAWYLEFAEGAKGSQFNHETRFAYTSDRFRGSFGFNFFHENSLQNVPFSTEEGTYLQCAARLIPGLACIAPNGTVAASAATAILTGGAATVIPYSSVFQNSGINDSYSVFADGTFTPTPRLELTAGVRLLIEKRQSGFFARVPRSVITGGASLIPGQVDTAGQTFRTEDSFSAVLPRFNALYRLSDKVNAFATVSKGRRSATVQLGAAARATGPVAAFTPVAAENVWNYEVGLKGSAGIVSGSIGAYYMTYDNFQVSVVLPNGTTQTQSAGTASNKGVEAELNIRPAKWFSAFANIGYIDGGIDDKPGIAPNFRGAKFRLQPEVQASGGIMIDAPVGNGLRLFATPTITYRSRIFFEIPNNPLIAQGPVTLVNVRAGLGFGGSHSDQFELVGFARNLFNKDYLLDAGNTGGGFGIPTYIPAEPRLYGVQLSAKF; encoded by the coding sequence ATGCGCATCACGTCCACACTCGCCTTTCTGCTCGCCTCGGTCACGGCGCTGCCCGCCATGGCGCAAGTGCAGGAAACAAACCCCGAGATCGACAAGAACGACATTGTCGTGACCGCGCAGAAGCGCAGCGAGAAGGAGGTCAACGTGCCGATCACCCTCACTGCGGTGACCGGCGAGCGGATGAAGGAGCTCGGCGTTTCCGATCTCGACGAGCTGGCCTTTTTCGTCCCCGGGCTCAACATTCAGGAACAGAGCGCCAACAATCCCGGCATCGTCATTCGTGGCATCACATCGGATTCGGGGTCGGCACAGCAGGCGGCGCGCGTCACGCTCTATTATAACGGCGTCGACATCTCGCGCTCGCGCGGATCGTATCAGGACATTTACGACGTCGAACGGATCGAGGTGATCAAGGGGCCGCAGGCGACGCTGTTCGGCACCGCCTCGGCGGTCGGCGCGATCAGCATCATCTCGGCGCGTCCGAAAGAGGGATTTTCGGGCGAGTTGACCGGCGGGATCGGTAATTTCGACCAGCGCTTGCTCGCCGGCCATATCAACCTCGGGTCGGACAAAATCGCCGGCCGCATCGCCTTCGCGTTTAAGAAGCGCGATGGTTATGTGAATAATCTAGCGCCCAACCAGGATGATCTCAACGGCCAGAACCAGCTCGGCGTGCGCGGATCGCTGCGCTTCACGCCGACGGAGGACTTTACCGCCGATCTGATCCTGACTTATGATCGTCAGCGTAATCCCGGCACCGCATTCGTTTCGCGCGCGCTGCCGACCTCGTCGGGTCCGGGCAATCCGTTCGGTGATGCCTATCTTGGTGGGTCACCTTTGTCGGCGCAAGCGCTGGGCGCGGCAAAGCTCGGCCTGAAGCGCGACGTCTATGACGCCAATCTGACGCTCGGTTATAATTTTGCCGATGACTGGTCGGTGACCATGGTCAATGCCTATCGCAAGTTCGATTCGCTCGAAATCTTCGACGCCGACGGCTCGGCGGCCTGGTATCTCGAATTCGCCGAAGGCGCCAAGGGCAGCCAATTTAATCACGAAACGCGCTTCGCTTACACCAGCGATCGGTTTCGTGGTTCGTTCGGGTTCAACTTCTTCCATGAAAACAGTCTGCAGAATGTGCCTTTCTCGACCGAAGAAGGCACTTATCTGCAATGTGCCGCACGGCTGATCCCGGGGCTCGCCTGTATCGCCCCGAACGGCACCGTTGCCGCCTCGGCGGCCACCGCCATTCTCACCGGCGGCGCGGCGACAGTGATTCCATACAGCTCGGTGTTCCAGAACTCGGGCATCAACGACAGCTATTCGGTATTTGCCGACGGCACCTTCACGCCGACACCCCGGCTCGAACTGACCGCCGGCGTGCGTCTGCTGATCGAAAAGCGCCAATCGGGCTTTTTCGCCCGCGTGCCGCGTTCGGTGATCACCGGCGGTGCGTCGCTGATTCCCGGCCAGGTCGATACCGCTGGCCAGACCTTCCGCACCGAAGACAGTTTTTCCGCCGTTCTGCCGCGCTTCAACGCACTGTACCGCCTGTCGGACAAGGTGAATGCCTTTGCCACCGTATCGAAGGGCCGCCGCTCGGCGACCGTGCAGCTTGGGGCGGCAGCGAGGGCAACCGGACCGGTCGCTGCCTTCACGCCGGTGGCGGCAGAGAATGTCTGGAATTACGAGGTCGGGCTGAAGGGATCGGCGGGCATCGTGTCGGGATCGATCGGTGCCTATTACATGACCTATGACAATTTCCAGGTCAGCGTGGTCCTGCCTAACGGCACCACCCAGACGCAAAGCGCCGGCACGGCAAGCAACAAGGGCGTCGAAGCCGAACTGAACATCCGCCCCGCCAAATGGTTCAGCGCGTTCGCCAATATTGGTTATATCGATGGCGGAATCGACGACAAGCCGGGGATCGCGCCGAATTTCCGCGGTGCGAAGTTCCGGCTTCAGCCTGAAGTTCAGGCATCGGGCGGTATCATGATCGACGCGCCGGTCGGCAACGGCTTGCGTCTCTTCGCAACGCCGACGATCACCTATCGCAGCCGGATTTTCTTCGAAATCCCCAACAACCCGTTGATCGCGCAAGGCCCGGTGACTCTGGTCAATGTGCGCGCCGGTCTTGGTTTTGGCGGCAGCCATAGCGACCAGTTCGAATTGGTCGGCTTCGCCCGAAATCTGTTCAACAAGGATTATCTGCTCGATGCGGGCAACACCGGCGGCGGGTTCGGTATCCCGACCTACATCCCCGCCGAGCCGCGTCTCTATGGCGTGCAATTGTCGGCGAAATTCTGA
- a CDS encoding histone deacetylase family protein, with amino-acid sequence MRAFFDSRQLAHAPRRELHNGGFIDYSETPLRAAAIRAVLPGVEQPTDHGEAPILAIHDAGYIDFLKTAPERWAAAGRPGDVMGYIWPIVGRRPLKLDRIDALAGQYSLDASTPLTADTWGAAYWSAQSVLSATHAVLGGDRVAFALCRPPGHHAGADYLGGYCYLNTAAIAAQAARDARTKRVAILDIDYHHGNGTQDIFWDRGDVFYASIHADPATDYPFFWGHADEDGEGEGQGTTLNLPLPQGATLDAFRAAQATALDAIARFGPDLLILSFGADTWDGDPISDFKLTTADYATLARDIAARGWPTVIAMEGGYAVDALGANVTSLLSGF; translated from the coding sequence ATGCGGGCATTCTTCGACTCCCGGCAGCTGGCCCATGCGCCGCGCCGGGAACTGCATAATGGCGGCTTCATCGATTATTCCGAGACGCCGCTGCGCGCCGCGGCGATCCGTGCGGTATTGCCGGGTGTGGAACAGCCCACCGATCACGGTGAGGCGCCGATCCTCGCCATCCATGATGCCGGCTATATCGACTTCCTCAAGACCGCGCCGGAGCGCTGGGCCGCCGCCGGTCGCCCCGGCGATGTGATGGGTTATATTTGGCCGATCGTCGGGCGCCGGCCGCTTAAGCTCGACCGGATCGACGCGCTGGCTGGGCAATATAGCCTCGATGCCTCCACCCCGCTGACCGCCGACACCTGGGGTGCCGCCTATTGGAGCGCACAAAGCGTCCTCTCGGCGACCCACGCCGTACTTGGCGGCGACCGCGTGGCATTCGCGCTGTGCCGGCCGCCCGGCCATCATGCCGGCGCGGATTATCTCGGCGGTTATTGCTATCTCAACACCGCCGCGATCGCCGCCCAGGCGGCACGCGATGCGAGGACGAAACGCGTCGCGATCCTCGATATCGACTATCATCACGGTAACGGCACGCAGGACATTTTCTGGGATCGCGGCGATGTCTTCTACGCCTCGATCCATGCCGATCCGGCGACCGACTATCCGTTTTTCTGGGGCCATGCCGATGAGGACGGCGAAGGCGAAGGGCAAGGTACCACGCTCAACCTGCCCTTGCCTCAGGGCGCAACGCTCGATGCCTTTCGCGCAGCCCAGGCGACAGCGCTGGACGCGATCGCCCGGTTCGGTCCCGACTTGCTGATCCTGAGTTTCGGCGCCGATACCTGGGATGGCGACCCGATCTCCGACTTCAAGCTGACCACCGCCGACTATGCGACGCTGGCACGCGATATCGCCGCACGCGGCTGGCCGACGGTGATCGCGATGGAGGGCGGATATGCGGTCGATGCTCTGGGCGCGAATGTGACCAGCCTGCTGAGCGGCTTTTGA